A genomic region of Desulfobulbaceae bacterium DB1 contains the following coding sequences:
- a CDS encoding GTP pyrophosphokinase, whose product MRKRLKEDILIAFFKEKEKYEKFAEYIVHLIRDDPSAPKENLHTITYRIKDNVRLIEKIDKENRELDGDTEPIIPKNFQTRIGDLLGIRLICLRLSDIKRVEAYLKLLAEEKILRFIRKPTHKRSFVLPINPGEAIPEGLDLRYSGYSSIHYQVELGENSGAPADLQGLQVEFQLRTILEEAWGEIDHKYRYVFSRRGDKLPDYIHAGFYNLSAYLQAAALQAEHLCRQVEAHRLLKTRKAKGKPVTPIAVTTSSQEIRADEPAPSAFPSALQVSLEEAFGFKLTIRTLTYILKRLDEFGYAVEPEIQFQQIFTENRLQEFKAIFHEVLHRHAFADPGKRNVDAINAVNFALFDEIQGRRVAQEGLRAALRWRKER is encoded by the coding sequence ATGAGAAAACGCCTGAAAGAAGATATTTTAATCGCGTTTTTCAAGGAAAAAGAAAAATACGAGAAATTTGCGGAGTACATTGTGCATCTCATCAGGGATGATCCTTCGGCGCCAAAGGAAAATCTTCACACCATTACCTATCGCATCAAGGATAATGTAAGGCTCATAGAGAAAATCGACAAAGAAAACAGGGAACTCGATGGTGACACGGAGCCTATAATCCCAAAAAATTTCCAGACAAGAATCGGCGACCTCCTCGGAATCAGGCTTATCTGTCTCCGCCTTTCAGATATCAAGCGAGTTGAGGCATATCTCAAACTTTTGGCCGAGGAAAAAATCTTACGATTCATTCGAAAACCGACGCACAAAAGATCATTCGTGCTGCCGATAAATCCCGGGGAGGCGATTCCGGAGGGCCTCGATCTTCGATACAGTGGATACTCATCCATTCATTACCAGGTGGAGCTCGGTGAAAATTCGGGCGCCCCAGCCGACTTGCAAGGGCTTCAGGTTGAGTTTCAACTGCGGACTATTCTGGAAGAGGCGTGGGGCGAAATTGACCACAAATACCGGTATGTATTCAGTCGACGCGGAGATAAGCTTCCTGATTATATTCACGCAGGCTTCTACAATTTGAGCGCCTACCTTCAAGCCGCGGCGCTGCAGGCAGAACATTTATGCCGCCAGGTGGAGGCCCACAGGCTCTTGAAAACCCGAAAAGCAAAAGGGAAGCCGGTGACGCCGATTGCCGTTACAACAAGTTCCCAGGAGATCCGCGCGGATGAACCCGCCCCGTCGGCATTCCCCTCCGCCCTGCAAGTCTCCCTGGAAGAGGCTTTTGGTTTTAAGCTGACCATCAGAACCCTCACCTATATCCTCAAGCGTCTCGATGAATTCGGGTACGCAGTCGAACCAGAAATACAATTTCAGCAAATTTTCACGGAAAACCGGTTGCAGGAATTTAAAGCTATTTTCCATGAAGTTCTTCATCGCCACGCTTTTGCCGATCCGGGCAAGAGAAATGTTGATGCAATAAATGCGGTAAATTTTGCACTGTTTGACGAAATCCAAGGCAGAAGGGTCGCCCAGGAAGGATTGAGGGCCGCTCTCCGATGGAGAAAAGAGCGTTAA